A stretch of the Mycolicibacterium celeriflavum genome encodes the following:
- the ftsX gene encoding permease-like cell division protein FtsX, with translation MRFGFLINEVLTGFRRNVTMTVAMILTTAISIGLFGGGLLVVRLADQSRNIYLDRVESQVFLTDDVSANDPSCDADPCKALRQQIEEREDVRSVRFLNRDEAYEDAIKKFPQYKDVAGRDAFPASFIVKLENPEQHKEFDEAMVGQPGVLNVLNQKDLIDRLFAVLDGISNAAFAVALVQAIGAVLLIANMVQVAAYTRRTEIGIMRLVGASRWYTQLPFLVEAMLAALIGVVIAIVGLILVRALFLENALNQFYQANLIAKVDYADVLYFSAPLMLFLGLAMSGITAYVTLRLYIRR, from the coding sequence GTGCGCTTCGGCTTCCTCATCAACGAGGTCCTGACGGGTTTTCGTCGCAACGTCACGATGACCGTTGCGATGATCCTGACGACCGCGATCTCGATCGGCCTGTTCGGCGGCGGCCTGCTCGTCGTGCGCCTCGCCGACCAGTCCCGCAACATCTACCTGGACCGGGTTGAGAGCCAGGTCTTCCTCACCGACGACGTCTCCGCCAACGACCCGTCGTGCGACGCCGACCCCTGCAAGGCGCTGCGTCAGCAGATCGAGGAGCGCGAGGACGTGCGTTCGGTGCGGTTCCTCAACCGCGACGAGGCCTACGAGGACGCGATCAAGAAGTTCCCGCAGTACAAGGATGTGGCGGGCCGCGATGCGTTTCCGGCGTCGTTCATCGTCAAGCTCGAGAATCCCGAGCAGCACAAGGAATTCGACGAGGCGATGGTCGGCCAACCCGGTGTGCTCAACGTGCTCAACCAGAAAGACCTGATCGATCGGTTGTTCGCGGTGCTCGACGGGATCAGCAACGCCGCGTTCGCGGTGGCATTGGTGCAGGCGATTGGCGCGGTCCTGTTGATCGCCAACATGGTTCAAGTCGCGGCGTACACCAGGCGCACCGAGATCGGCATCATGCGACTGGTCGGCGCCAGCCGCTGGTACACCCAGTTGCCGTTCCTGGTCGAGGCGATGCTGGCCGCGTTGATAGGCGTGGTCATCGCGATCGTCGGGCTGATATTGGTGCGGGCGTTGTTCCTGGAGAACGCGCTGAACCAGTTCTATCAGGCGAACCTGATCGCCAAGGTCGACTACGCCGACGTGCTGTACTTCAGCGCCCCGCTGATGCTGTTCCTGGGTCTGGCGATGTCCGGAATCACCGCCTACGTCACACTTCGGCTCTACATCCGAAGGTAG
- the ftsE gene encoding cell division ATP-binding protein FtsE, which yields MITLNNVTKQYKSSARPALDNVSVKIDKGEFVFLIGPSGSGKSTFMRLLLAEDSPTHGDIQVSKFHVNKLPGRHIPSLRQVIGCVFQDFRLLQQKSVFENVAFALEVIGKRGDVINRVVPDVLEMVGLSGKANRLPAELSGGEQQRVAIARAFVNRPLVLLADEPTGNLDPETSKDIMDLLERINRTGTTVLMATHDHHIVDSMRQRVVELELGRLIRDEQRGVYGMDR from the coding sequence ATGATCACCCTCAACAACGTGACGAAGCAGTACAAGTCGTCTGCGCGGCCCGCGCTCGACAACGTCTCGGTCAAAATCGACAAGGGTGAGTTCGTCTTCCTCATCGGACCGTCGGGTTCGGGCAAGTCGACGTTCATGCGCCTGCTGCTGGCCGAGGACAGCCCCACACACGGGGACATCCAGGTGTCGAAGTTCCACGTCAACAAGCTGCCCGGCCGCCACATCCCCAGCCTGCGCCAGGTGATCGGCTGCGTATTCCAGGACTTCCGGCTGCTGCAGCAGAAGTCCGTCTTCGAGAACGTTGCGTTCGCGCTCGAGGTCATCGGCAAGCGCGGCGACGTCATCAATCGGGTGGTTCCCGACGTGCTGGAGATGGTCGGCCTGTCGGGCAAGGCCAACCGGCTGCCCGCGGAACTGTCCGGCGGCGAACAGCAGCGCGTCGCGATCGCCCGGGCCTTCGTCAACCGGCCCCTGGTGCTGCTCGCCGACGAGCCCACCGGCAACCTGGATCCCGAAACCAGCAAGGACATCATGGATCTGCTCGAGCGGATCAACCGCACCGGAACCACGGTGTTGATGGCCACCCATGACCACCACATCGTCGACTCAATGCGTCAGCGGGTCGTCGAACTCGAACTCGGCCGGCTGATTCGCGACGAGCAGCGCGGCGTCTACGGAATGGATCGCTAG